In the genome of Entelurus aequoreus isolate RoL-2023_Sb linkage group LG08, RoL_Eaeq_v1.1, whole genome shotgun sequence, one region contains:
- the zgc:171971 gene encoding DNA-directed RNA polymerase III subunit RPC4 — translation MDTTDAESLPRPSGITSAACFSLPASRGLPGLGPGSVSSPTTARRLTSLRTRDLTLGGAIKKKKKTFEPNIHAVRKSKDDLKEEVRVAPKRGSRQRDGRRRENRGRRKAKPETIQSHSIFEQGPADTLRKTGWIAASDVCDSDISPTCKPVKQERKESDEDELLRKLQRDDFICDPSLRNDAKLKPIQLPLCQKSTECQEKPPLLRPPSGAPQVNTGHNNIEQPSLVKKLEDLRLSDREELFFMQLPDCMPARAKKANCAPEPRFEKVSKKSEDKKPVQGKEQESRSVRCSPVLSEFPEGFLGKLQIRKSGKVELKLGDIIIDVTDGAAFSFLQQLVSVSLSDGKNGDMMVLGNVQHKLVLSPNFQTLVEQSTSQQS, via the exons ATGGACACGACGGATGCAGAAAGTCTTCCCCGCCCGTCCGGCATCACCAGTGCGGCTTGTTTTAGTCTTCCCGCGAGCAGAGGACTTCCTGGCCTTGGTCCCGGAAGTGTCTCCTCCCCCACTACTGCGAGGAGACTGACGTCCCTCCGAACGCGGGACCTGACACTAGGAGGCGCCATAAAGAAAAAGAAG AAAACGTTTGAACCGAACATTCACGCTGTGAGGAAAAGCAAAGATGA TTTAAAGGAAGAGGTCAGAGTTGCTCCAAAAAGAGGGAGTAGACAGAGGGACGGGAGGAGAAGAGAGAACAGAGGAAGGAGAAAAGCAAAGCCTGAGACCATCCAGTCTCACTCCATCTTCGAGCAGGGTCCTGCTGACACGCTGCGAAAAACAG GCTGGATTGCTGCTTCAGACGTGTGTGACTCCGACATCTCTCCTACCTGTAAACCTGTGAAACAAGAGAGGAAAGAATCTGACGAAGACGAGTTGCTCAGAAAACTACAAAGAGACGAC TTCATATGTGACCCAAGTTTGAGGAATGACGCCAAGCTGAAACCCATCCAGTTGCCTCTGTGTCAGAAAAGCACAGAAT GTCAAGAGAAGCCTCCTCTTCTCAGACCGCCATCCGGTGCACCTCAGGTTAATACAGGTCATAACAACATCGAGCAGCCTTCTTTGGTGAAGAAATTGGAGGATCTGCGCCTGTCTGACAGGGAGGAGCTCTTCTTCATGCAGTTGCCAGACTGTATGCCTGCCAGAGCAAAAAAAGCTAACTGTGCTCCTGAACCCAGGTTTGAGAAAGTCAGTAAAAAGTCTGAGGACAAGAAGCCCGTGCAGGGAAAAGAACAA GAGTCTCGTTCGGTCAGGTGCTCTCCAGTGCTGTCGGAATTCCCTGAGGGATTTCTGGGTAAACTCCAAATACGAAAGTCAGGAAAGGTGGAGCTGAAGCTGGGCGATATTATCATTGACGTCACTGATGGAGCTGCATTCTCGTTCCTCCAG CAACTGGTGTCTGTGAGTCTGAGCGACGGCAAGAACGGAGACATGATGGTGTTAGGAAATGTCCAACACAAACTGGTTTTATCGCCCAACTTCCAAACTCTGGTGGAACAGTCGACATCACAACAATCGTGA
- the LOC133656387 gene encoding ectonucleotide pyrophosphatase/phosphodiesterase family member 7-like, giving the protein MSNAFLCLVITSHIICPACNAAPAGTLGGSPRNKLLLISFDGFRWDYDRDLETPNLDKMAMDGVKAIYVTPPFLTITSPAHFSLLTGNFVENHGVIHNIWFNTTTQEKKQYHAAQFVDSYWDNGSLPIWITAQRQGLRTGSLHFPGTAATYKGETVNVRQVEPPIYNHGNETEWRLNIDKVIGEWFHQQDLDFVSLYFGEPDLVGHKYGPDSPECQKMVQQVDRTVGYIRDKIYFHGLTDRLNIIITADHGMTKILPKGQIQRIVLSKIPSFSFKDIQFQLLDYGPVGMLLPKEGKLEKVYQALKGGHPHLHVYKKEDMPERLHYSSHPRLLPIILLSDPGYVISGFVPLQFNKGDHGFDNEVMDMKAFFRAVGPNFQKNLIVDPFALVNVYPLMCHLLGIQPEHNDGHLGNTKHMLTPKKNTGSDHEGAEGNTQTEVLIGLISGTGFLVLVFIVTVSYNTYKRTKA; this is encoded by the exons ATGTCAAATGCCTTCCTTTGCCTTGTTATCACAAGCCACATTATCTGCCCAGCCTGTAATGCTGCTCCAGCAGGGACTTTAGGTGGGTCTCCAAGGAACAAGTTGCTGCTCATCTCTTTTGATGGCTTCCGTTGGGATTATGACCGGGATCTTGAAACCCCCAACCTGGATAAGATGGCCATGGATGGAGTGAAAGCGATCTATGTCACACCACCCTTTCTCACCATTACTAGCCCTGCTCACTTCTCGCTGCTAACAG GAAATTTCGTAGAGAATCACGGGGTAATCCACAACATTTGGTTCAACACAACCACTCAGGAGAAGAAGCAGTACCATGCAGCTCAGTTTGTCGATTCCTATTGGGACAATGGCAGCTTACCCATCTGGATAACGGCACAAAGACAG GGTTTAAGAACAGGGTCTCTGCATTTTCCTGGCACAGCTGCTACCTACAAAGGAGAAACAGTGAATGTAAGGCAAGTGGAACCTCCTATCTATAATCATGGAAACGAGACAGAGTGGAGACTAAACATCGATAAGGTGATTGGAGAGTGGTTCCACCAACAGGACCTGGACTTTGTCTCTTTGTACTTTGGAGAACCAGATTTAGTTGGGCACAAATATGGACCTGATTCCCCTGAATGCCAGAAAATGGTCCAGCAAGTGGATCGTACTGTCGGCTACATCCGGGACAAGATTTATTTTCATGGTTTAACTGACAGACTCAACATCATCATTACTGCTGACCACGGGATGACTAAAATCCTACCTAAAGGACAAATTCAGAGGATCGTCTTGTCTAAGATTCCGAGCTTCAGCTTCAAGGATATCCAGTTCCAACTTTTAGATTATGGGCCTGTTGGAATGCTGCTTCCGAAAGAAGGGAAGCTGGAGAAAGTCTATCAAGCTCTGAAGGGAGGACACCCTCACCTCCATGTGTACAAAAAGGAGGACATGCCAGAACGACTACACTACAGTTCTCATCCACGACTTCTTCCCATCATCCTCTTGTCTGACCCTGGATACGTCATCAGTGGG TTTGTACCATTGCAATTCAACAAAGGAGATCATGGCTTTGACAATGAAGTCATGGATATGAAAGCCTTTTTCAGGGCGGTGGGGCCCAATTTTCAGAAAAACCTCATTGTCGATCCGTTTGCCCTGGTTAACGTATACCCACTAATGTGCCATCTCCTTGGGATACAACCGGAGCACAATGATGGACACTTGGGCAATACCAAACACATGCTGACTCCCAAGAAAAACACAGGAAGTGACCATGAAG GTGCAGAGGGCAACACTCAAACGGAGGTGCTGATAGGACTGATATCCGGGACAGGGTTTCTTGTCCTTGTGTTTATCGTCACCGTCTCCTACAACACATACAAAAGGACAAAAGCATGA